TTTTATCTAAAATGGTTAGTTACTTTAGTTTGAGCACACTGTAACTATTACCTATAAATGGAAACATGTCATCTCTAATTAAATCCATTCATCGGTTACATGGTTGCAGTTCCCCTACTTTTAACGCTTTAATAGTAAAGAATACATTGAATCATTTTTATGCTCACTGGTCCTCCACTGCTCCTGCAGTTTGGAACATGGATTTGGTTTATCTTTTAGGTTTGTCATTGGAAGGACGAAGGACAAAGAAAAAATGGCAGATCTTCAGAAAGAGGTAGACATGTATCATGACTTTTTGTTTATTGATGCTGATGAGGGTACAAAGCCCCCAGAGAAGATGTAAGCTCTGTACACTCTGTAATCTTGTATTTCTACCTGTGAACTTGCATCTTGTAAATCTTACCTACTGATTGCTCATGTGATAGGTTAGCATATTTCAAAGCAGCTTATGACATGTTCCACGCAGAATTTTACGTCAAAGCTGATGATACTATCTATCTGCGCCCAGGTAAATTTTGTGATTTACAATGTATCAAAACTATTGTTTAGATAGTTAGATCTGTGATATGTAATTATGTCACATTTCTGCGCCAGATAGACTTGCTGCTCTCCTTGCAAAGGACCGACTTCATCACCGGACTTATATTGGTTGCATGAAGAAGGGACCGGTTGTCAGTGATCCGAATATGAAATGGTTAGTGGAAACTTGAATTGGTTCTAacttcgaaattcatatttgcatatATGTCAATTTTTCTGAAAAAGCAATTGGTTTTCAATGCAAGTCCAATTAGTTTTCCATGTAAGTCATACTAGTATCCATGGCATCTATTGTTATTTCAGCTATGAAGGTTTTGAACTATCTTGTTCATTGATTATGTTATTATTTCATGACAGGTATGAAAGTTCATATGGATTATTAGGTAATGAGTACTTCATGCATGCATCTGGTTCACTGTATGCTCTTTCTTCAGAAGTGGTGGGAGCTATAGCTACTACAAACAATGATAGGTTAGTTGTTTATCTTTTTTTTCCGGCCCGTAGAGTGAAAGCGTATGATAGCTCGCGTCACTCTGAACATAATATACACTACCAAGGAGACAAGGAGTTAACAGATGTTTCTTGCACATATTATCATCTTACATAGTTGTTTAGTGATGAATTCTTTATGTTTCTAACCTAGTTCTAGCGTGTTGCAGTAGATCTAAAATAAACAATGGCACAATACTAAACTACCAAAATGTAAGCTTCCCATGATTAGGTCACTTGTGTTGCAATGAGAACTCACAATTTGCACTCAGTCAAACATGTTAAATTTATCAAAACAAGCTtttgccccgctttatagataaagcaaccaCCAAGTCCATACAACAAGCACAAGTGCGAGAAAAGTGAAAATACGTTTGTTGGGGCAACAACACAAACATGCCGTAATAAAATAAGAGGAAAAAAGCCACCAAGTGGCCGATAGATCAGTCGCTATGAGTCGGGGCAAGACGACGAGCGGCCAGTCATTGCGTCCATCATGCTGCCAAGCTGGTCCTGATCCTGGTGCCTAGAGAGCGGGTGCCAGTGCTGCAAAAAGGCCAAGAATTTGAATAGTCTGTGGCCTGCCATAAGAAGACCCTCTCAATAACCATCTTGTTAAACATCTTCTAGAGGGTCCAGGTCATCGCTGCGAACACTAACCAGAAGAGGCGTCTCCTTCTATCTGTCTGGTTGGCGTGAGTTTTCGAGAAACCCTGCCAGGTTAGGGCCTCTCAGTTAGGCCCCAGAGCCTCACGAACAAAGCACCAAAAGAATCAAGCAGCTAACCAGGCGAAGAAGATGTGGGTCCTAGTCTGGGGACACCACAAAGAGGATGTAATCCATCGCCAAGCCCATTCCGCTTGATCACC
The sequence above is a segment of the Triticum dicoccoides isolate Atlit2015 ecotype Zavitan chromosome 1A, WEW_v2.0, whole genome shotgun sequence genome. Coding sequences within it:
- the LOC119368573 gene encoding probable beta-1,3-galactosyltransferase 12 is translated as MADLQKEVDMYHDFLFIDADEGTKPPEKMLAYFKAAYDMFHAEFYVKADDTIYLRPDRLAALLAKDRLHHRTYIGCMKKGPVVSDPNMKWYESSYGLLGNEYFMHASGSLYALSSEVVGAIATTNNDSLRMFDYEDVTIGSWMLAMNVNHEDNRAMCDSTCTPSSIAVWDSKICSGSCNPIEKIKELHNTTLCSKSPTLPPEVEEEE